AATGCTTTTGCAGCAATATAAAAAGCAAGATCAACGGGAGAGAACCAATAACCACAGCCGCGAAAATCAACATCCAATTGTTCGAATATTCACTCGTGAACGTAAATAACGACAAAGGAACGTTCCGCATCGCCTTGTTTTGCAGAAACAACATCGGAATGAAGAAGTCATTCCATATAAAAAGACTATTAATAATAACCACAGTAGAAGAAATCGGCTTAATTAATGGAAACAGGATGACCCAAAACAGCCTAAACGGCCCGCAGCCGTCGATTTGCGCGGATTCTTCGATCTCGCGCGGCACCGTCTTGAAAAAAGAAACATATAAAAAAACGGCAAATGATATCCCCATCGCACTATAAATCATGATTGCACCCGCATACTCCCCTATCAGGTGCAGCGCCTTTAATAGCTTATAGAGAGGAATCATAGCGAGCTGAAACGGCACCATAATCCCGGCAAGAAAGTACACATATAACATCGCCGACCATTTCTCCGTTCTTCTTGCCAACGGATAGGCAGCCATTGAACTCAATATGACAATCAAGATCACGGAGGTCGCCGTTATCAGAATACTGTTCATGAACGAATGCCCCAGATTCGCTTGCGTCCAAGCTTTCCAATAATTCGCGAATTGCAGCGAGCTTGGCCAACTTAATGGACTTAACTGCAAATCTATGGGGGATTTCAACGACATAGTCACGACAAGGTAAAACGGAATGAACACCACAATCGACCAGATTAGAAGCACAGCAGGAAGAAACATGCGTTGGACTCTCATATCAGTACTCCACCTCTCTTCTGCGAAGAAGGGTTACCTGGATGAGCGAGAAGATTAGAATGATCACAAACATTAGGATCGCAATCGCATTTGCATATCCCATCTGATTCATACCGAACGCTTGTCTATACAGCATAAGCGCTAAGTTTTCCGTTGCTCCTCCAGGCCCCCCGTTTGTCATTACGAATAAAATATCAAAGAGCTTAAGTCCGACGATCATCGTTACGACCATGTTAACTGTAAAAGCGGGAGCAATGAGCGGAAAAGTAATATGCTTGAATCGGCTTAACGCTCCCGCCCCATCTATATTGGAAGCCTCATACATGTCGCGCGGAATGGATTGCAGTCCTGCAACGTATATAATCATGCTGAAAGCTACCCATTGCCAAATATTGGCGAATATTACGCTATAGATTGCCAGCTTCTTATCTCCAAGCCAGTCCTGTGTCCAATCTGAAAGGCCAATAAATTCTAGAATAGAGTTAATTACGCCAAAAAGCGGATTATACATATAACTCCAGATATATCCGATCGCAAGCGGGCTTAACAACGCGGGAAATAGAAACCACACACGCATAACGCGATTAATCCTTCCCGTACCCTGAAGCCCAAGCGCCAATAAAAGTCCGATTACGTTCTGAAAAACGGTTACTAGAAGCGCGATAATAAAGGTGTTCTTTAACCCGCTCCACACTGCCTTATCCTGAAACATCCTCTGGAAGTTGTCCAAGCCGATGAACTCCATCGTGGAGTCGAGTCCGTTCCAATCGGTCATACTGTAATAAAAGCTGCTAATAACCGGAAAAACCAAAAACAAAGTAAAGATTATAAAAGCCGGCATTAGAAATACACCATCGAACCCTATTCGCTTCATGCTGCCCCTCCTTAAATGCAAGGCGCAAATGCTACCTGCCATTTGCGCCCCCCTGAAACCTTTTATTTTTTCTTACTTGCATTATAGGCTTTATCCATCTTGTCCAGCATATCTGGAATCGAACCCCCGGAGAATATGCCCTGGATGCCTACAAACATTTCCGGCTGCACAGCCGCTGGCCAATTCTGATCCAGGAAGGAGTATGTTCCCGTTTTCAAGCTGGGCTCGATTTCCATTAGAGCCGGATCCAAATTTGGCGTAACATCGGTGAATGCCGAGAACCCTTGAATCGTATCCAAAATGACCTTCATACTCTCCTGCGATGCTACGAAATCCAAATACTTCTTCACTTCATCCGGGTACTTGGTTTTGGAATAACCACCCGCGAAGAGCGCAGGTCCGGTCGAAACCCATACCGGTTCACCTGTCTTAACATAAGGCAAAGGGAACATTCCCCAATCCACATCCGGATTGGCTGCTTTCAATGCTGGCACGAGTGCGTTAAGACTTACAGTCATCGCGATCTTGCCCGCGCTCATTAATTGAAGAATCTGATCATTAGACGTCCCGAGCGCACCCTTGTTAATATAACCCTGCTTATCCAGATCGACATAATCCTTCATCATCTGTTCCCAATTCGAACCGGCAAAGGTTTGTTTCCCTTCAGCCATCTGTTGGTCGAAATCGATATTGTCACGATAAATCGCGGAAGCTGCCATTGCGTAAGGAACCATCTGCGTCACGAATTGATCCTTCAATCCCATTCCGATCGGAATGAGTCCGGCATCCTTCAGCTTTTGGGCGGTTTGAAGAAAAGCTTCCCAATCAGTCGGAAGTTCTAACCCCAGGTCCTTAAATAATTTCTTGTTGTATATAACGCCTATAACATTCTGGCTACGAGGCAGACCATAAACTTTGCCATCGGTGGTCGCTGAACGAAGCGCCCCCGGCGTGAGCCGGCTTACCCAGGGCTGGTCGCTTAAATCGAGTAAATACCCGGCATTGACGAAAGGATCTTTTTTAGTTCCTGCGAAAATGGTGAATATATCCGGGGCATCACCGGAAGCCAGCTTTGTTTTGATAACGGTTTCAAATTGGTCAATCGGAGCGCCTTCATACTCAATTTTAATATTCGGATATTTTTCTTCGAATCTGCGGTTGATTTCTTCCAGATTCATATTCGCGTTATTGATAATATACTGCTTTAGAACAACCTGCTTTTCCCCTGGCGAAGAGGCAGCCCCTGGCGAGGCTTCTTCTCCAGCCGTATTGGAATTTCCCCCACCGCAACCTGCTAATACAATCAGCAAAGCTAAGCAACATGCGGTAATGCTCATTTTTGTACGATTAATCACCTTGGTGACCTCCCCTATATTTGGAACTGTCTTCATTATAAAAGGCGCTCTGTCCTACGGCTTCCGGTTAACTTGTTCATTTCGGGGGGAGGATTTTGCATGATTTCAGATATTCGGACGGCGTTAAGCCGGTATATTTCTTAAATTGCTGGCTGAAATATTTGCTATCCTCGTAACCGACACGCTCACTGACCTGCGATACGCTAAGGGTTTCCAGCTCTAGCAATTGTTTGGCTTGATCGATTTTTACGCGAATTAAATATTCCGAGAAATTCATGCCCGCCTCAGCCTTGAACAGTCGGGACAGATAGCTGACGCTGATATGGTGCTCTGCAGCGAATTGAAGCAAAGAGTCCGTACGATGATAACCATGACGGATCTGACCCATCAGCTTATGGACTAGCTCTCTAGGCTCCTTGCCCGCGCTGCCTAAATTCCACAAAAACTCCAACAGCCATTTCTCTAGTGAGTCTGCCAATTCACTATAGGAGGCAATGCTCATTAGCGTATCCATAATGATTTCCATATCGATATAGGGGGAGCTTCGATCCGGCATTAGCTTAAATTGAAGAGCCGTGAACATATCGTTAACCAGACTACCAATTTCTTTGGCAGGCACTTTCAGTATGCGGATCTGAATGACGATCCGATCTATTTGCGGACGAATATGCTTGAGCTCGCGAGTCGCTATTAAAGCCTCCAGAGCCCGGATTTGATTCCATACGGCGATCATATCTATTGCAGAACACTCGGCTGTCAAATACGTATATGTGCTGCTTTCCAATCGAATTTGCTGCTCCAGCATCTTGACGGCTCGGGCAAAAGCTTCGTGCGGAAGCTCATCATCTTTCTTAAGGACAGCAATGGAGTGCACACTCAGCTCTTGATTTACGTAAGCTGCATGCAATTGCTGAACGCTTTGTTGAATAAACGTCCCCTTAGTTCCTTCATGACTAGGGAACAACACTACTTGGATGTGTGAATTAGGGTAGACCATATGAACCACAAAAGGTAACTCGGCTATTATATCTTTGGTGATCGGCTCGTACGCTACCCACTTATGCGCGGATCGCAAATTACTTATCGCAGAAACCATAATGATCCATTGTCCGGACAATGCTTGGATTTGTTCCGAATGAGGATTGCGGCCCTCCAACTCCCGAATCATTTTCCAATTATCAGCCTTCCGCTTCTCCTCGCGTCGAACGGACAACTGCTCAAGAATAGAGCCCACCGCGGCAAGCAGCGAGTTTTGCTTCCAAGGCTTAACCAAATAATCCCTCACTCCAAGTTGAAGACCAGTGCGCGCATACGCAAAATCATCATAGCCGCTAATAATAATAGCCTCGACGTCGGGATTTAGCTGCTGGATTTGGCGAATCAGTTCCAGACCATCCATTCCCGGCATGCGAATGTCTGTCACAATTAGGTCTGGGCAAAATTGCTTAGCCAATTCTAACCCTTGCAGGCCATTTACGGCGCTATATATAATATGGTCGGGTTCAAATGAATTGAGCAAACATTCGAGCTCTTCCAGTGCTATTGGCTCGTCCTCAACAACTAGAATGTTCATCGTGATTTACTCCTTGTCATGATTCATGTTGTCATTATAGGGGATGTGAATAGAGACGATAGTCCCTATGTGCTCATCGCTTTCCAAATGGAGCCCGTAAGGAGCACCGAACAGCAATCTGATCCTCTTATGAATGTTTAATAATCCAATACCCGACTTCGTCTCCGGTAGTTCATCCATAGAGATGTCGTTATCCTCCAGAACCTCATTAATGGACCTCACCCGATCCGGAGGCATTCCGACGCCCGAATCACTTACCGTGATCATCAATATCAGAGACCCGCTTTCCAGTTCCGGCTGAACCTGAGCGCTAAGCGTGAGGATCCCTCCCTCGACCTTTGGCTCAATTCCATGAATAATAGCATTCTCCACGAGAGGCTGAATAGACAGCTTAATGATTTCGGCACGAAGAAGAGTATCCGGAATGTAACATTCAAATTTCAGCCTATCCCGATAACGGACCTCCTGGATGCGGACATAGTTAAGAACGTGCTCCAATTCTTCCGCCAATGTCACCGGACGATTCCACCCTTTCATGCTATAACGGAACAAATCGGCCAAGTTTTCCGCCATATCCGCAACATCATGTGCTTGTTGCTTTCGGCTTAATGCCTTCATACTATTTAAGGTGTTGAACAGCATATGCGGATTGATTTGCGCTTGGAGCGCCATAAGCTTGGCATCCTTCTGACGGATATCCAGAAGGTATACCCGATGGATCAGCTTATCCACGCTCTCCAACATCATATTGAACACTCTGGATAGTCGCCCTATCTCGTCTTGTTGGCCGCTATCTTCTGCCCGCACCTTGAAATCACCAAGCTCCACGCGCTTCATCGTCTTAATTAATGAAGTTAA
This portion of the Cohnella abietis genome encodes:
- a CDS encoding carbohydrate ABC transporter permease, whose translation is MRVQRMFLPAVLLIWSIVVFIPFYLVVTMSLKSPIDLQLSPLSWPSSLQFANYWKAWTQANLGHSFMNSILITATSVILIVILSSMAAYPLARRTEKWSAMLYVYFLAGIMVPFQLAMIPLYKLLKALHLIGEYAGAIMIYSAMGISFAVFLYVSFFKTVPREIEESAQIDGCGPFRLFWVILFPLIKPISSTVVIINSLFIWNDFFIPMLFLQNKAMRNVPLSLFTFTSEYSNNWMLIFAAVVIGSLPLILLFILLQKHFIQGIASGAVKG
- a CDS encoding carbohydrate ABC transporter permease; translated protein: MKRIGFDGVFLMPAFIIFTLFLVFPVISSFYYSMTDWNGLDSTMEFIGLDNFQRMFQDKAVWSGLKNTFIIALLVTVFQNVIGLLLALGLQGTGRINRVMRVWFLFPALLSPLAIGYIWSYMYNPLFGVINSILEFIGLSDWTQDWLGDKKLAIYSVIFANIWQWVAFSMIIYVAGLQSIPRDMYEASNIDGAGALSRFKHITFPLIAPAFTVNMVVTMIVGLKLFDILFVMTNGGPGGATENLALMLYRQAFGMNQMGYANAIAILMFVIILIFSLIQVTLLRRREVEY
- a CDS encoding ABC transporter substrate-binding protein, with amino-acid sequence MINRTKMSITACCLALLIVLAGCGGGNSNTAGEEASPGAASSPGEKQVVLKQYIINNANMNLEEINRRFEEKYPNIKIEYEGAPIDQFETVIKTKLASGDAPDIFTIFAGTKKDPFVNAGYLLDLSDQPWVSRLTPGALRSATTDGKVYGLPRSQNVIGVIYNKKLFKDLGLELPTDWEAFLQTAQKLKDAGLIPIGMGLKDQFVTQMVPYAMAASAIYRDNIDFDQQMAEGKQTFAGSNWEQMMKDYVDLDKQGYINKGALGTSNDQILQLMSAGKIAMTVSLNALVPALKAANPDVDWGMFPLPYVKTGEPVWVSTGPALFAGGYSKTKYPDEVKKYLDFVASQESMKVILDTIQGFSAFTDVTPNLDPALMEIEPSLKTGTYSFLDQNWPAAVQPEMFVGIQGIFSGGSIPDMLDKMDKAYNASKKK
- a CDS encoding response regulator transcription factor, producing the protein MNILVVEDEPIALEELECLLNSFEPDHIIYSAVNGLQGLELAKQFCPDLIVTDIRMPGMDGLELIRQIQQLNPDVEAIIISGYDDFAYARTGLQLGVRDYLVKPWKQNSLLAAVGSILEQLSVRREEKRKADNWKMIRELEGRNPHSEQIQALSGQWIIMVSAISNLRSAHKWVAYEPITKDIIAELPFVVHMVYPNSHIQVVLFPSHEGTKGTFIQQSVQQLHAAYVNQELSVHSIAVLKKDDELPHEAFARAVKMLEQQIRLESSTYTYLTAECSAIDMIAVWNQIRALEALIATRELKHIRPQIDRIVIQIRILKVPAKEIGSLVNDMFTALQFKLMPDRSSPYIDMEIIMDTLMSIASYSELADSLEKWLLEFLWNLGSAGKEPRELVHKLMGQIRHGYHRTDSLLQFAAEHHISVSYLSRLFKAEAGMNFSEYLIRVKIDQAKQLLELETLSVSQVSERVGYEDSKYFSQQFKKYTGLTPSEYLKSCKILPPK